Genomic DNA from Planktomarina temperata RCA23:
ATTGCGATCCTGCGTCATGGCGATAGCCTAGAGTTTGGTGCTGTTTTGGCAAGAGATTATCGCTCCAGCCAGGCTGAAAACGTCTCTTTGGCACGGTCCGTATAGGCTTTGTAGCGCTCCTTGCGCCGCTTGCGTCCGCCCTTGACCGTATCAATTGGTGGAAAAAGCCCGAAGTTTACATTCATCGGTTGGAAGGTCTTAGCCACAGCGCCGCCCGTGATGTGGGTGATCAATGCGCCACAACCGGTATCGGGTCCCGGCGGCGGCAGAGTGTGACCTGAGAGTTCCGCGGCCGCCATACGGCCCGCCACCATGCCCATGGCCGCGCTTTCGACATAGCCCTCAACGCCCGTAATTTGCCCAGCAAAACGGATATTGGGCTTGCTTTTTAGCTGCATTTGCGGCGTGAGCAGGGTGGGGGAGTTGATGAAGGAATTGCGGTGAATCCCGCCCAATCTTGCAAATTCCGCCTCTTCCAGGCCTGGGATCATACGCAATACGCGGGTTTGCGCGCCATATTTCATCTTGGTTTGAAACCCGACAATATTAAACAGCGTGCCCAAAGCGTTGTCCCGGCGCAGTTGCACCACCGCGTAGGGCTTATTCTCTGGATCATGGGCGTTGCACAGCCCAACCGGCTTCATCGGGCCAAAGCGCAGGGTTTCGCGGCCACGTTCGGCCATGACCTCAATCGGAAGGCAGCCGTCAAAATACCCGGCTGTTTCACCTGGTTTGAACTCGGTTTTCTCGGCCTTGAGCAGCGCATCGATGAAGGCCTCATATTGCGCTTTGCTCATCGGGCAGTTGAGATAGGCTGTGCGCTCTTCTTCGGTTTCGCCCTTGTCATAGCGCGACTGCATCCAAGCGCGGCTCATGTCGATGCTGTCGGCATAGATGATCGGTGCAATTGCATCGAAAAAGGCCAGGGCCTCTGACCCCGTCTCCGCCTGTATCGCCTCGGCCAATGCGCCAGAGGTCAACGGTCCCGTGGCTACAATCCACTGCCCCTCATCGGGCAGATGGGTGATTTCGTCATAGGTGACGTTAATTAAAGGATGCGCATGGATCGCCGCCGTGATGCTTTTGGCATAGGGTTCGCGATCCACCGCCAAAGCACCGCCTGCGGGTATGCGATGCTTATCAGCCGTGGCCAAAATGAGGCTGCCCGCGGCCCGCATCTCCCAATGCACCAAACCCACGGCGTTTTGCTCGTCATCATCCGAACGGAAGGAGTTGGAGCATACCATCTCACCCAAATCACCGGTTTGATGGGCAAAGGTCTCCACCTTTGGGCGCATTTCGTAAATCGTCACCGGCACGCCAAGCTGTGCTGCTTGCCATGCCGCTTCGCAACCGGCCATGCCGCCGCCGATGATGTTTAATCTTTGTGTCATGGCAGGCGATGTAATGGCATGCGCGGCAGAAGGGAAGAGCTCAGTCTTGCGACCAATTGGGATCGCGTTTCTCAATAAAGGCGGCAATCCCTTCCTCAGTGTCCCGGTTCAGCATATTCTCCACCATGACGTTGCCGGTGTAGGCATAGGCTTGGTCTAGTGGCATCTGAATTTGCTGGTAGAAGGCGGTTTTGCCGGTCTTGACCGCAGAGCCGAGTTTGGATGCGATGAGCTCTGCCAAGGCGCGGGCGCTGGGGGCAAGCTCAATTTCCGGCACCACGCGATTGATCAGGCCGGCGTGTTTGGCCTCATCGGCCGTCATAAATTCGCCAGTGACCAACATTTCGAATGCGCGTTTGCGGGCAATGTTGCGCGAGAGCGCCACCATGGGCGTTGAGCAAAACAGGCCGATATTGACGCCATTCACTCCGAACCTCGTGCCTTCCGCTGCAACGGCCAGATCACAACTGGCCACCAGCTGACAACCTGCGGCGGTCGCGATCCCATGAACCTGGGCAATCACAGGTTGGGGGATTTCTTGCACAGTTTGCATGAAGGTTGCACAGCGATCAAAGAGATCCTTAAAGGCCGCAGCGCCGCCATCGGCATTTTGCCGTGCCGCAGTCATTTGCTTGAGATCATGACCCGCGCAGAAGGCTTTTCCAGTTCCAGCCAGCACCACCGCCCGGATCGTTTTATCTGATTTCAATGCGTTCAATGTGTTTTGAAGCGCGGCAAGCATCTCGTCCGAGAGCGCATTGAGCCGCTCAGGTGCATTCATTGTAAGGTAGGCGACGGCGTTTTCGTCGCGGCGTGTCAAAATTGCCATCTTGCTCTCCATTAACTTCCTCGTCACCATAACCAAAAGCTGAGGAGCGCGACAATGGCACTTAAAATGAACGCTGCGGAACTGAAGGCTTTTTTGCTGCGCGAATTTCCGCAAGTGGCGGATGAATTCGAAATTACAGACCTGAGCACGGAGCGGCTGGACGTGGCACTTCATGTGCAGGACAAGCATCTGCGTCCGGGTGGCACCGTCTCGGGGCCGTCAATGTTCGCTTTGGCTGATGTGGCGGCCTATTTGCATATTCTTGCGCTGATCGGCCCAAAAGCCTTAGCGGTGACCACAAATTGCGGGATTGATTTCATGCGCAAACCCAGCGCAGGCGCGGATTTACTGTGCAAAAATGAGGTGGTCA
This window encodes:
- the trmFO gene encoding methylenetetrahydrofolate--tRNA-(uracil(54)-C(5))-methyltransferase (FADH(2)-oxidizing) TrmFO — translated: MTSPAMTQRLNIIGGGMAGCEAAWQAAQLGVPVTIYEMRPKVETFAHQTGDLGEMVCSNSFRSDDDEQNAVGLVHWEMRAAGSLILATADKHRIPAGGALAVDREPYAKSITAAIHAHPLINVTYDEITHLPDEGQWIVATGPLTSGALAEAIQAETGSEALAFFDAIAPIIYADSIDMSRAWMQSRYDKGETEEERTAYLNCPMSKAQYEAFIDALLKAEKTEFKPGETAGYFDGCLPIEVMAERGRETLRFGPMKPVGLCNAHDPENKPYAVVQLRRDNALGTLFNIVGFQTKMKYGAQTRVLRMIPGLEEAEFARLGGIHRNSFINSPTLLTPQMQLKSKPNIRFAGQITGVEGYVESAAMGMVAGRMAAAELSGHTLPPPGPDTGCGALITHITGGAVAKTFQPMNVNFGLFPPIDTVKGGRKRRKERYKAYTDRAKETFSAWLER
- a CDS encoding enoyl-CoA hydratase; this translates as MAILTRRDENAVAYLTMNAPERLNALSDEMLAALQNTLNALKSDKTIRAVVLAGTGKAFCAGHDLKQMTAARQNADGGAAAFKDLFDRCATFMQTVQEIPQPVIAQVHGIATAAGCQLVASCDLAVAAEGTRFGVNGVNIGLFCSTPMVALSRNIARKRAFEMLVTGEFMTADEAKHAGLINRVVPEIELAPSARALAELIASKLGSAVKTGKTAFYQQIQMPLDQAYAYTGNVMVENMLNRDTEEGIAAFIEKRDPNWSQD
- a CDS encoding PaaI family thioesterase, encoding MALKMNAAELKAFLLREFPQVADEFEITDLSTERLDVALHVQDKHLRPGGTVSGPSMFALADVAAYLHILALIGPKALAVTTNCGIDFMRKPSAGADLLCKNEVVKLGRSLAVCQSMIYSADQTQPVARANLTYAIPRDG